A single window of Ovis aries strain OAR_USU_Benz2616 breed Rambouillet chromosome 24, ARS-UI_Ramb_v3.0, whole genome shotgun sequence DNA harbors:
- the FZD9 gene encoding frizzled-9, which produces MAVPPLCWALLLWQLLAAGGAALEIGRFDPERGRGPAPCQVVEIPMCRGIGYNLTRMPNLLGHTSQGEAAAELAEFAPLVQYGCHSHLRFFLCSLYAPMCTDQVSTPIPACRPMCEQARLRCAPIMEQFNFGWPDSLDCARLPTRNDPHALCMEAPENATAGPTEPHKGLGMLPVAPRPARPPEDALPGAGGTCENPEKFQYVEKSRSCAPRCGPGVEVFWSRRDKDFALVWMAVWSALCFFSTAFTVLTFLLEPHRFQYPERPIIFLSMCYNVYSLAFLIRAVAGAQSVACDQEAGALYVIQEGLENTGCTLVFLLLYYFGMASSLWWVVLTLTWFLAAGKKWGHEAIEAHGSYFHMAAWGLPALKTIVILTLRKVAGDELTGLCYVASMDAAALTGFVLVPLSCYLVLGTSFLLTGFVALFHIRKIMKTGGTNTEKLEKLMVKIGVFSILYTVPATCVIVCYVYERLNMDFWRLRATEQACSAATTPGGRRDCSLQGGSVPTVAVFMLKIFMSLVVGITSGVWVWSSKTFQTWQSLCHRKMAAGRARAKACRAPGGYGRGSHGHYKAPTVVLHMTKTDPSLENPTHL; this is translated from the coding sequence ATGGCCGTGCCGCCGCTCTGCTGGGCGCTGCTGCTGTGGCAGCTGCTGGCTGCGGGCGGCGCGGCGCTGGAGATCGGCCGCTTCGACCCGGAGCGCGGGCGCGGGCCGGCGCCGTGCCAGGTGGTGGAGATCCCCATGTGCCGCGGCATCGGCTACAACCTGACCCGCATGCCCAACCTGCTGGGCCACACGTCGCAGGGCGAGGCGGCCGCCGAGCTGGCCGAGTTCGCGCCGCTCGTGCAGTACGGCTGTCACAGCCACCTGCGCTTCTTCCTGTGCTCGCTCTACGCGCCCATGTGCACCGACCAGGTCTCGACGCCCATCCCCGCCTGCCGGCCCATGTGCGAGCAGGCGCGCCTGCGCTGCGCGCCCATCATGGAGCAGTTCAACTTCGGCTGGCCGGACTCGCTGGACTGCGCCCGGCTGCCCACGCGCAACGACCCGCACGCGCTCTGCATGGAGGCGCCCGAGAACGCCACGGCTGGCCCTACCGAGCCCCACAAGGGCCTGGGCATGCTGCCCGTGGCGCCGCGGCCCGCGCGGCCCCCCGAGGACGCCCTCCCGGGCGCCGGCGGCACCTGCGAGAACCCGGAGAAGTTCCAGTACGTAGAGAAGAGCCGCTCGTGCGCGCCGCGCTGCGGGCCAGGCGTTGAGGTGTTCTGGTCGCGGCGCGACAAGGACTTCGCGCTCGTCTGGATGGCCGTGTGGTCAGCGCTGTGCTTCTTCTCCACCGCCTTCACCGTGCTCACCTTCCTGCTGGAGCCTCACCGCTTCCAGTACCCGGAGCGCCCCATCATCTTCCTGTCCATGTGCTACAACGTCTACTCGCTGGCCTTCCTCATCCGGGCCGTGGCCGGGGCCCAGAGCGTGGCCTGCGACCAGGAGGCGGGTGCGCTCTACGTGATCCAGGAGGGCCTGGAGAACACGGGCTGCACCCTCGTCTTCCTGCTGCTCTACTACTTCGGCATGGCCAGCTCGCTCTGGTGGGTGGTGCTGACCCTCACCTGGTTTCTGGCCGCAGGCAAGAAATGGGGCCACGAGGCCATCGAGGCCCATGGCAGCTACTTCCACATGGCGGCCTGGGGCCTGCCAGCCCTCAAGACCATTGTTATCCTGACCCTGCGCAAGGTGGCGGGGGATGAGCTGACCGGGCTCTGTTACGTGGCCAGTATGGACGCGGCGGCGCTCACGGGTTTCGTGCTGGTGCCCCTCTCCTGCTACCTGGTGCTGGGCACGAGCTTCCTCCTGACTGGCTTTGTGGCCCTCTTCCACATCCGCAAGATCATGAAGACTGGGGGCACCAACACGGAGAAGCTGGAGAAGCTCATGGTCAAGATTGGGGTCTTTTCCATCCTTTACACCGTGCCGGCCACCTGTGTCATTGTGTGCTACGTCTACGAGCGCCTCAACATGGACTTCTGGCGCCTGCGGGCCACGGAACAGGCCTGCTCGGCGGCCACCACGCCTGGCGGCCGGAGGGACTGCTCGCTGCAAGGGGGCTCGGTGCCCACCGTGGCTGtctttatgctcaaaatcttcatGTCGCTGGTGGTGGGCATCACCAGTGGCGTCTGGGTGTGGAGCTCCAAGACTTTCCAGACCTGGCAGAGCCTGTGCCACCGCAAGATGGCAGCTGGCCGGGCCCGGGCAAAGGCCTGCCGGGCTCCCGGGGGCTATGGCCGGGGCAGCCACGGCCACTATAAGGCCCCCACTGTGGTCTTGCATATGACTAAGACAGAtccttctctggagaaccctacaCACCTCTAG